The DNA sequence ACCGTCAGCTTCTCGGCCTGGATCCGGGCAATGCGATCCCAGATGTCACCGTAACTCTCGCGCAGCTTCGCGTACGCCTCGACCTTCTGCCGGAACTCGCGCTCCCACCGGAGCTTCCGGCCCAGGAGCAGGGTGTCGTTCAGCCCCGCCAACTGACCCGTGTAGGCCTTGAGGCTGTTCTCAATGTTGAAAAGCTGATCCCGCACCTGGCGCTCGGCCTCCGGACCACGCGCGGCCACGCCCCTCAGGAAATCCCGCTGCTCCTGCCGCAGCCGCACGATAAAGCGGTGGCGGTAGCTCCGCTCGTACATGAGCTGGGCCACTGTCGCCTGCCGGCTCGTCCCGCCCGGATTGCCGGTGATGAAGACCAGCTCCTCCTCGGCCGCGCCGTCCGCGTCCCAGCGGAAATACTGCGGCGTGCCGAGTGGTGCCTTGCCGTCCGACTGGTACGCACGCACGAACGCCACGTCCAGGTCGTAGCGAGGATAGGTGAAGTTGTCCGGATCCCCGCCAAAGAAGCCGGCCTGCAGCTCGGGCGCGAACACCAGCTTGACCGGCGCATAGCGTTGATAGCGGTAGAGCCTGTACTGCCCGCCATGGAACAGCGAAACCACCTGGCACTGCAGGCCGGACGCGGCCTCGCACTCCTGCACGATCTCCTGCTGCTCCGCCTCCTGCGCCTCGGCAATGGCTCGCTCGGCCGCGCCCGCCGGCGCCGCCGCCTGCACCCGCTCGGTCACGTCCTCGATCGAGACCAGTTGGTCGAGGAACAGGTCGGGGCAGAGCAACTCGTCATTCCGCGTGGCGGCGTAGAAGCCCTCGATCACATAGTCCCGCGTGTCCGTCGAGACGGCCTCCACACAATCGCGGGCACAGTGGTGGTTGGTCATGACCAGCCCGTTCGGCGACACGAAGGAAGCCGAGCAGATCTCGCCGTAGCGGACGGAGGCGAGCCGTACATGCTCGAGCCACTCAGCCGTCGGCTCGAAGCCGTAACGCGTCTTCCAGTATTCGAGCGGCGGGTTCTCGAAGGTCCACATGGTCCCCAGCTCGAGGCCGGTGAGCTGCACGCGGTCCGCCGTCCGCAGCGCACCGGGCGGGGGCTCGAGCGGCGACATGGCATTCGCTGGTGCGGCTGCGGCGGGCGCGGGTGCTCCCTCGGGTGACCCGCCGCGCGACGCGCAGCCGAGCAGCAGGAAAAGAGCGGCCGTGGTCGCTGATCGGGAAAGGACGCGCAGGGCAGGCATAACGGGCTCCGGGTGAACGTGGTCTCGCTGCCGCCAGCGAGCGGCCCGCAAGGTAGTGTGCACCGGCTCTCCCGGCTACCCGTCCACCAGCGACCGAAACGGCTCCGGTAGCGCCCCTGCATCCCTGGCAGATGCGGTGCCAGCCGGATCGACCGCGCTCAGCGTATGCCAGAACAGCCGCCGAGCGGGCGCCTCCCCGCGCATCGCGGCCAGCAGCCCGGCCGCTGCCTTGGCCGTGTAGGTAGGATCCAGCGCCAGACCGGCGTGCTCGAACAGCTCGGCGGCCTTTCTCCCCGCCGCGGTCTCCCGCGCATATCCCTCGCCGAACTGGTCATGCCGAAGCTGGATGCGCGAGAGCGTCGCCGCCCGGGAGGGGACAGGTATCCCTGCCCACCGGAGTACCCGGCCCGTTCGGGCCACCAGTCGGGCCAGCGCCCGCTCATTGGCCACCATCCGGGCCGCCACGCGGGTCGCGATGACCCGC is a window from the Gemmatimonadota bacterium genome containing:
- a CDS encoding S46 family peptidase, with translation MPALRVLSRSATTAALFLLLGCASRGGSPEGAPAPAAAAPANAMSPLEPPPGALRTADRVQLTGLELGTMWTFENPPLEYWKTRYGFEPTAEWLEHVRLASVRYGEICSASFVSPNGLVMTNHHCARDCVEAVSTDTRDYVIEGFYAATRNDELLCPDLFLDQLVSIEDVTERVQAAAPAGAAERAIAEAQEAEQQEIVQECEAASGLQCQVVSLFHGGQYRLYRYQRYAPVKLVFAPELQAGFFGGDPDNFTYPRYDLDVAFVRAYQSDGKAPLGTPQYFRWDADGAAEEELVFITGNPGGTSRQATVAQLMYERSYRHRFIVRLRQEQRDFLRGVAARGPEAERQVRDQLFNIENSLKAYTGQLAGLNDTLLLGRKLRWEREFRQKVEAYAKLRESYGDIWDRIARIQAEKLTV